From a single Nicotiana tabacum cultivar K326 chromosome 8, ASM71507v2, whole genome shotgun sequence genomic region:
- the LOC107812063 gene encoding LOW QUALITY PROTEIN: ras-related protein Rab-2-A (The sequence of the model RefSeq protein was modified relative to this genomic sequence to represent the inferred CDS: substituted 1 base at 1 genomic stop codon) gives MAYEYLMKFIIVGETGVGKTCIMNQFTEKRFDPVYDVTIGAGYGSRIITVHKKQIKLQIWDTAGQEKFRSITRAYYRDAAGALLVYDVTKRHTFERLSSWLEDIWXQGDTTVMVVGNKCDAGEDIRAVSAEEGEEFAKSNRCLFIEASAKTALNVAAAFDKTTKRIREKMGYGDVKEVDEALGINIWNWKGFRIGRTRNDENIDGAAASKRFNSCSCG, from the coding sequence ATGGCGTACGAGTACCTAATGAAGTTCATAATAGTGGGCGAAACGGGAGTAGGAAAAACCTGCATTATGAACCAGTTCACAGAGAAGCGGTTCGATCCGGTTTACGACGTCACAATCGGAGCCGGATACGGGTCCAGAATAATCACCGTCCACAAGAAGCAAATCAAGCTTCAAATATGGGATACGGCGGGACAGGAGAAGTTCCGGTCAATTACGAGGGCGTATTACAGAGACGCCGCGGGAGCTTTGCTTGTTTACGATGTGACTAAAAGGCACACTTTCGAGCGGCTGTCGAGTTGGCTGGAAGATATATGGTAACAAGGCGATACGACAGTAATGGTGGTGGGGAACAAATGCGACGCCGGAGAAGATATTAGGGCTGTTAGTGCAGAGGAAGGCGAGGAATTCGCTAAGAGTAATAGATGTTTGTTCATTGAAGCTTCTGCTAAAACGGCATTGAATGTGGCGGCAGCATTTGATAAGACGACGAAGAGAATACGTGAGAAGATGGGATACGGGGATGTTAAGGAGGTGGATGAAGCTCTGGGAATTAATATTTGGAATTGGAAAGGATTTAGGATTGGAAGGACGAGGAATGATGAGAATATTGATGGAGCTGCTGCTTCTAAAAGATTCAACTCATGTTCTTGTGGTTGA